The Actinotalea sp. JY-7876 sequence GTGTGCGCCCTGTTGTCCGGCTCCTGCTCCTCGCCGTGGCCGTCCTCGCGATCGACCAGGCCTCCAAGGCCTGGGCTCTGCAGACCTTCACCGAGGGTGAGCGCACGCCCGTCCTCGGGGACCTGCTCGGACTGACCCTCCTGCACAACCCCGGTGCGGCCCTCGGCCTCGCCGACGGCATGACGTGGGCACTGACGGTCGCCGCCGTCGCGGTCGCCGTCGTGATCCTGCGCGTCGCGAGCCGCCTGGGCTCGCGCGGCTGGACCGTCGCACTCGGCCTGCTCCTCGGGGGCGCCGTGGGCAACCTGGTCGACCGCATGGTGCGCCCGCCCGGCGTGGGTCGCGGCCACGTCGTCGACTTCATCGCGTACGGCGACTGGTTCGTCGGCAACGTCGCGGACATCGCCATCGTGGCGGCCGCCGGGCTCATCGTGCTGCTGAGCTTCCGCGGCATCCGGGTCGACGGCACGCGCGACGCGGACCACGCGCCGGGCGCAGCGACGGACGACGCGTCCGACGAGGCGCCCGACGACGGCGGGACGGACGCCGGCGCGCCCGTCGACGACGGGACGCGCGAGCGGGACGCGCACGGGGACGGCGGGATGCCCGTGGCGCGGCCCGGGGCGGTCGGCGAGTGAGCGGCCTGCGCTCCCTCCCGGTACCCGACGGGCTCGCGGGCGAGCGGGTGGACGCCGGCCTGTCGCGCCTCCTGGGGGTGTCCCGCACGCGCGCCGCGGAGCTCGCCGCCGCGGGGGCGGTGACGCTCGACGGTCGCCCGGTGGGCAAGTCCGACCGGCTCGTCGCGTCGGCCTGGCTCGAGGTCGACGTCGAGGCGCTCGACGGCCCCGTGGCCGCCGCGGCCGCCGCGGCTGCGGAGCCCGTGCCGGGCATGCGCATCCTGCTGGACGACGACGACGTCGTCGTGGTCGACAAGCCCGTCGGCGTCGCCGCGCACGCGTCGCCGGGGTGGACCGGCCCGACCGTCGTCGGGGCGCTCGCCGCGGCGGGCTACCGGATCTCGACGTCGGGCGCGGCCGAGCGGCAGGGCATCGTGCACCGGCTCGACGTCGGC is a genomic window containing:
- the lspA gene encoding signal peptidase II, which gives rise to MRPVVRLLLLAVAVLAIDQASKAWALQTFTEGERTPVLGDLLGLTLLHNPGAALGLADGMTWALTVAAVAVAVVILRVASRLGSRGWTVALGLLLGGAVGNLVDRMVRPPGVGRGHVVDFIAYGDWFVGNVADIAIVAAAGLIVLLSFRGIRVDGTRDADHAPGAATDDASDEAPDDGGTDAGAPVDDGTRERDAHGDGGMPVARPGAVGE